In one window of Lycium ferocissimum isolate CSIRO_LF1 unplaced genomic scaffold, AGI_CSIRO_Lferr_CH_V1 ctg2276, whole genome shotgun sequence DNA:
- the LOC132043303 gene encoding F-box protein CPR1-like: MYLMTDGIMKKYPRDVVIQMCLQNFLLRFKCVSKTVCALIQSSTFINLHLNHSTTSTDGNILLKRSFKEDIEIYKAIFSFISSDCEDYLKFIYPELVVPYITNRLSITSDKLIGPSHGLIALMDPITTILFNPSTRNYRLLPSSPFDVPKGFHRSIASGGFGFDSVVNDFKVFRIIQVYTEDRFGYPEKGEKKVEVYELGIDIWRELDHVDQQLPKLFWLTSSIFYKGAYHWITSSREFKPTILCFDMSTEIFRNMEPPNTREFSSGTIHSLLILTESLCLTCYPCLGPMIDPANILMEIWIMKDYNVYESWIKKYTIRGLPTESPLAIWKDCLLLFQSKSGYLMLYDLNSDEIKELNFHGCLKSMRVIIYKESMTPIPKGSQRSTQVENF; encoded by the coding sequence ATGTATTTGATGACAGATGGAATTATGAAGAAATATCCTAGAGATGTGGTCATTCAAATGTGTCTCCAAAACTTTCTCTTGCGATTCAAATGTGTCTCCAAAACTGTTTGCGCTCTCATACAATCTTCAACTTTCATCAATCTTCATCTAAACCACTCAACAACTTCGACAGATGGTAACATTCTCTTGAAGCGTTCCTTTAAAGAAGAtattgaaatatataaagctatattttcttttatttctagtgATTGTGAAGATTACCTGAAATTCATTTATCCAGAACTAGTGGTGCCATATATAACAAACCGTTTGAGTATTACCAGTGATAAACTTATTGGTCCTAGCCATGGTTTGATTGCTCTGATGGATCCAATTACTACCATCTTGTTCAATCCATCTACTAGAAATTATAGACTGCTGCCGTCGAGCCCTTTTGATGTTCCAAAGGGATTCCATCGATCCATTGCAAGTGGCGGGTTTGGTTTTGACTCTGTAGTTAATGATTTCAAAGTTTTTAGAATTATTCAAGTTTACACGGAAGATCGTTTCGGGTACCCTGAAAAGGGAGAGAAAAAGGTCGAGGTTTATGAATTGGGTATTGATATTTGGAGAGAATTGGATCATGTTGATCAACAATTGCCCAAGTTATTCTGGTTGACTTCTTCGATATTTTATAAGGGAGCTTACCATTGGATTACATCTTCAAGAGAATTCAAACCAACAATTCTTTGTTTTGATATGAGCACAGAAATCTTTCGCAATATGGAACCCCCTAATACTCGTGAATTTTCAAGTGGAACGATTCATAGCCTCCTCATCTTGACTGAGTCTCTATGCTTGACTTGTTACCCCTGTCTAGGACCCATGATTGATCCAGCAAACATTTTGATGGAAATTTGGATAATGAAAGATTATAATGTTTATGAGTCTTGGATTAAGAAATACACAATTAGAGGTCTTCCTACTGAATCTCCGTTAGCAATATGGAAAGACTGTTTATTGCTTTTCCAAAGCAAAAGTGGATATTTGATGTTGTATGATCTTAACTCTGATGAAATCAAGGAATTGAATTTCCATGGTTGTCTGAAAAGTATGCGAGTTATAATTTACAAAGAAAGCATGACTCCAATTCCAAAAGGAAGCCAAAGAAGTACACAAGTTGAAAACTTTTAG